In the Ilumatobacteraceae bacterium genome, one interval contains:
- the brxC gene encoding BREX system P-loop protein BrxC, which translates to MTLKNRDTFAVDPTAGDIPNLGVAKVGNPEDQKAWSTLEWELRSFVCEGEYERGLERILDQYLSHLGQDEQPAAWVSGFFGSGKSHLMKVLEYLWRNPVLPSGTTARDLARLTPDIDRHLVELTNAGNRQGGIWSAAGTMSSSAAGSVRLAFLNVIFAAAGLPNQYELARLALFLRQNGMLDQVADSVKAKGKEFDRELRNLYVSPILAQALIDAGASFGTTPAEVSAALRDQYPRVGDISDDEMLDTMDEVLQLQSTTPGKVPLTLVVLDEMQQYINDDNARALDVQHVVEGCSSRFDSQVLVVATGQAALTANSTLQKLQDRFSVTVQLSDTDVETVVRQVVLRKKPDQVDAIKTTLAGVSGEIDQHLGGTRLEAKGADRDTLVADYPLLPTRRRFFERTLRSIDKAGKAGVLRTQLKIVHEAVKSVADEPVGHVIGGDFVFTSEAASMQQSGVLLKEIDETIRGLQDGTPAGLLKSRICALIFLISQLPQDGVNDSGLRATAPWIADLLVEDLAEDGAELRKQVPALLADLVADGRVVKIDEQYLLQTEEGAEWTADYNRRRAAIRADSGRLATLRHSRLLTAVDAEMGGIKIDQGLAKVPRSITREWDDDLPTAEGNAVPVWFRDEWSVTDTTVKNAAATAGPDSPVVFVLLPKVEADAIRDALATHAAAEETVNSRPEPQTDEGRQAKHAMQSRIRDAERTLTTLFDQVVAGARVFQGGGNELTVTTLRATVQQAAEKSLVRQFSKFGVADQDGWGKVVSKVRDGASDALAQVGWSGEVLANPVTKEVLSRVPGGGVKGSEVVKFLKEPPYGWESDAIHGALLVLLANGHVRAELDSKAVAGPKELPPTQIGKATFYKEDEPPTLQERMAVRGALTAAGVKYTEGQEGAAVSGLLQYVTDLAGQAGGAPPLPAAPEAAHVAELQQLAGNALVKKTAEHAADLKADIGRWKELVEARQTRLDQWDRLNRLLAHATGLAGVDGVAQQRDAVETGRQLLDDPDPVAPLVEQVCSMLRAARDEAIARVTEVDERERAALESDDGWQRLTGDQQGELRAAHSLQPFAAADATSHDELLAALDARPLKALNELTLVIPARVQAARRVAAGLLEPEEKRVEVTPPSATLKSHDDVNHYVDSLRDQLKQYIDDDAIVII; encoded by the coding sequence GTGACGCTCAAGAACCGTGACACCTTCGCTGTCGACCCCACCGCTGGAGACATCCCCAACCTAGGCGTGGCCAAGGTCGGCAACCCGGAGGACCAGAAGGCCTGGTCCACGCTGGAGTGGGAACTCCGCAGCTTCGTCTGCGAGGGCGAGTACGAGCGCGGCCTGGAGCGCATCCTCGATCAGTACCTCTCCCATCTCGGCCAGGACGAGCAGCCCGCTGCATGGGTGAGTGGATTCTTCGGCAGCGGCAAGTCGCACCTGATGAAGGTGCTGGAGTACCTCTGGCGTAACCCGGTGCTCCCGTCGGGAACCACAGCCCGTGACCTGGCGCGACTCACTCCGGACATCGACCGGCATCTCGTCGAGCTCACGAACGCCGGTAACCGCCAGGGCGGGATCTGGTCGGCTGCCGGCACCATGAGCAGCAGCGCCGCCGGATCCGTCCGCCTGGCGTTCCTCAACGTGATCTTCGCTGCCGCTGGCCTGCCGAACCAGTACGAGCTCGCCCGACTGGCGCTGTTCCTCCGGCAGAACGGCATGCTCGACCAGGTCGCTGACAGCGTGAAGGCGAAGGGCAAGGAGTTCGATCGCGAACTCCGCAACCTCTACGTGTCACCGATCCTGGCCCAGGCCTTGATCGACGCCGGGGCGTCGTTCGGCACGACCCCGGCGGAGGTGTCCGCGGCGCTGCGCGACCAGTACCCGAGGGTCGGCGACATCAGCGACGACGAGATGCTCGACACCATGGACGAGGTGCTGCAGCTCCAGAGCACGACCCCGGGCAAGGTGCCGCTCACGTTGGTCGTGCTCGACGAGATGCAGCAGTACATCAACGACGACAATGCCCGCGCGCTCGACGTGCAACACGTGGTCGAGGGGTGTTCGTCGCGTTTCGACAGCCAGGTGTTGGTGGTCGCCACCGGTCAGGCGGCATTGACCGCGAACTCCACCCTGCAGAAGCTGCAGGATCGCTTCTCGGTCACGGTGCAGCTCTCGGACACCGACGTCGAGACGGTTGTCCGCCAGGTGGTGCTGCGAAAGAAGCCCGATCAGGTCGACGCGATCAAGACCACGCTCGCCGGGGTCAGCGGCGAGATCGATCAACACCTCGGCGGCACCCGACTCGAGGCGAAGGGCGCCGATCGAGACACCTTGGTTGCCGACTACCCGTTGCTGCCCACCCGACGCCGCTTCTTCGAGCGCACGCTCCGGTCGATCGACAAGGCGGGCAAGGCGGGGGTGCTGCGGACTCAGCTCAAGATCGTGCACGAGGCGGTGAAGAGCGTGGCCGACGAGCCGGTCGGACACGTGATCGGTGGCGACTTCGTGTTCACGTCGGAAGCGGCGAGCATGCAGCAGAGCGGCGTGCTACTCAAGGAGATCGACGAGACGATCCGCGGGCTCCAGGACGGCACCCCGGCGGGCCTGCTCAAGTCGCGCATCTGTGCGCTGATCTTCCTGATCTCCCAGCTTCCCCAGGACGGCGTCAACGACTCGGGGCTCCGGGCGACCGCACCGTGGATCGCCGATCTCCTGGTGGAGGATCTCGCCGAGGACGGCGCGGAGCTGCGGAAGCAGGTACCCGCCCTGCTCGCCGATCTGGTGGCCGACGGCCGTGTCGTCAAGATCGACGAGCAGTACCTGCTCCAGACCGAGGAGGGGGCGGAGTGGACCGCCGACTACAACCGCCGGCGTGCGGCGATCCGGGCCGACTCGGGTCGTCTGGCGACACTTCGCCACAGTCGGTTGTTGACGGCGGTCGACGCCGAGATGGGTGGCATCAAGATCGACCAGGGGCTCGCCAAGGTGCCACGGTCGATCACGCGCGAGTGGGACGACGACCTGCCGACGGCCGAGGGCAACGCCGTTCCGGTGTGGTTCCGTGACGAGTGGTCGGTGACCGACACCACGGTGAAGAACGCAGCGGCCACGGCCGGCCCCGACAGCCCGGTCGTCTTCGTCCTGCTCCCGAAGGTCGAGGCCGACGCCATCAGAGACGCCCTCGCCACCCACGCTGCGGCGGAGGAGACCGTCAACAGCCGCCCGGAACCGCAGACCGACGAGGGTCGGCAGGCCAAGCACGCTATGCAGTCGAGGATTCGCGATGCGGAGCGCACGCTCACGACCTTGTTCGACCAGGTCGTCGCCGGGGCCCGAGTGTTCCAGGGCGGGGGGAACGAGCTCACCGTGACGACGTTGCGGGCGACGGTGCAGCAGGCGGCCGAGAAGTCTCTCGTCCGTCAGTTCTCCAAGTTCGGCGTCGCCGACCAGGACGGCTGGGGCAAGGTCGTCAGCAAGGTACGCGACGGCGCGAGCGACGCGCTGGCCCAGGTGGGGTGGTCGGGCGAGGTGCTCGCCAACCCGGTGACAAAGGAGGTGCTGTCGCGCGTCCCGGGCGGCGGGGTGAAGGGCAGCGAGGTCGTGAAGTTCCTCAAGGAGCCGCCGTACGGTTGGGAGTCCGACGCGATTCACGGTGCCCTGCTGGTGTTGTTGGCCAACGGCCACGTTCGTGCCGAGCTCGACAGCAAGGCGGTGGCCGGCCCGAAGGAACTCCCTCCGACACAGATCGGCAAGGCGACGTTCTACAAGGAGGACGAACCGCCGACGCTGCAGGAGCGCATGGCGGTGCGCGGAGCGCTGACCGCGGCCGGGGTGAAGTACACAGAAGGCCAGGAGGGTGCGGCTGTGAGCGGCTTGCTGCAGTACGTCACCGATCTCGCCGGCCAGGCAGGCGGCGCGCCTCCGCTGCCCGCGGCCCCTGAGGCCGCCCACGTCGCCGAGTTGCAGCAGCTGGCCGGCAACGCGCTGGTCAAGAAGACCGCCGAACACGCGGCAGACCTCAAGGCCGACATCGGCCGCTGGAAGGAACTCGTCGAGGCGCGGCAGACCAGGCTCGACCAGTGGGACCGACTGAACCGCCTGCTCGCCCACGCCACAGGCCTTGCCGGCGTCGACGGCGTGGCGCAGCAGCGCGACGCCGTCGAGACGGGCCGCCAACTCCTCGACGATCCCGACCCGGTTGCACCGCTTGTCGAACAGGTCTGCTCGATGCTCCGGGCTGCCCGCGACGAGGCGATCGCGCGGGTCACCGAGGTCGACGAGCGCGAGCGAGCGGCGCTCGAATCGGACGACGGCTGGCAGCGGCTGACCGGCGACCAGCAGGGCGAGCTCCGCGCCGCCCACTCGCTGCAGCCCTTCGCCGCCGCCGACGCGACGTCGCACGACGAGCTGCTCGCGGCGCTCGACGCGCGGCCGTTGAAGGCACTGAACGAGCTGACGCTGGTGATTCCCGCCCGTGTGCAGGCGGCACGCCGCGTCGCCGCCGGCCTCCTGGAGCCGGAGGAGAAGCGGGTCGAGGTGACGCCGCCGAGCGCCACGCTGAAATCGCACGACGACGTGAACCACTACGTCGATTCGCTCCGCGACCAGCTCAAGCAGTACATCGACGACGACGCGATCGTCATCATCTGA